The region ctcagccacctgtgtctcagttcggagattcctagtaatcccaatcccgaacgtctcgacgtgacgatcttgctcctcgtagcctcccacggcgctgcttccgacgactcgccctggtgtggctccctcgtagcttgcttggttggatttcgttcgactccttgctctcgactgactgaaATCGACtaaatgctctcgactgaatgattgattccgctgccagcgccctgcgggtttatatagggcctctgggaaccgttatttcccttttgcacacggcccgccaaaactctccacatcgggtccaaagtccatggtttctgtttgaccctcttgtccttgacgcactgcctcccgccgccgtccagactgatgctgccgtcccgctgatcccggagacgcatgcggcacgtttgtgtgccgcaccgctgctgagatgtggcaccttctttccaaagtccaaagtccggcggcatcccgctactcctttttgcacacggcactctcgctccgcccgccaagtctccgctctctccttctccattgttggtctccaaactctcttggtctccgaaccctcttgctctccaaactctctcgccctccaaactcttgtctccaaactctctcgccctccaaactcttgtctccgaactctctctttctccaaactcttgtctccaaactctcttcctctccaaactctcttcctctccaaactctcttcctctccaaactctctcgccctccaaactcttgtATCCAATCTCTCTtactctccaaactctctcgctctccaaactcttgtctccaaactctcttcctctccaaactctcttcctcacCAAACTCTCAcattctccgtcctcgatctccaaactccctcgttctccgtcctcgatctccaactctctcgttctccgtcctcgatctccaaactctctcgttctacgtcctcgacctccaactctctcgttctccgtcctcgctcttcgccgcgccgccactacacgaattcgccgcgtacctggtgagcggccggccatctgctgctgagaTTTGTGGGGAagtattcaactcctcacagcCTTTTCGCCAGTTCATCTTGCAATCACAAATAATGTAGCTCATTTTCTTCAAGACACAGTCAAAATTAAGAACTTAATGGCCATGTTCGTCCATAATTGATAGCGGTGCACAGGCTTTTTATGAGTATcgctattaaaataatatatcgTAATATCTTATATCTTTATTTAAGAACATATTTTTGCAAACCTCTCCTAGTTTTTAATGAATCAGGCAGATATATCGAACTGTTGTGCGCACAACGACCGCTTGTTTTGATTGTTCGGGAGAATCGGAGAGCAAAGTAATTAATGCGAGTCGATTTCAAAAAAGAGAACATGTTCTCAATGCAGAAAAGAATCTCGTACAATATGGCTCAACTTGAAAAAAGTAGAAATATGTGAGCTAGGGGAAGAcctttttatttgaataaaacTACACCACAACTAAAACTGAATtgcaatctagccatgtccgtctgtccatatgaacgctaagatctcagaaactataaaGGTTATAACAGTCCGACGTGGCATGCAGATTCAGCGGGATGCCACGCGCTCTCTTaagcccacaaacggtttaaacgctttAATCTGTCTTCCACATAACACATACTGAAATAGCGGGATAGCTGATAGCTGATAGTCggggcactcgactatagcgttcttccttgtctAATAGGTCATCGTTAGGTTCCAATAATATAGGTCCGAAATTAAACGTAAttatgaatataaattttggGATCTGTAAATTTAGATTTCATGGCATTACCCTTAAactactattattattaaactttaataagaGCTTTCTGTAATGGTTTCAAAAACATCTTCTCTAGCGTTTATTGACTTCTTCTGAGGTACTTCAGTCTTTACAACGAAATTTCATCTAAAACTATGACTATTTGATGTTGGAATTTAACTAAATACTTGAACGGTTGCTGGCAGTGGGGGATTCGGAGGATGGGCTTCAGATCTTGCTGGCTCGGCGCTCCTGCAGGCAGGCGGTGGTAACGGTGGCAGCCGTTGTGCCAATGATGGCGGCTCCCAGGATGCCCCGTTCCCGTTCGCTCAGGCCGGAAATGGACAGGCTGTTGCTGCGCCACGCGGACGAGGAGGTGGTGCGTTCCGTGCCCGAGGAGGTGGATATGGAGTTGATCAGGAAGGTAGCCTCGCGGCGGAGTGTGCGACGAGGATGCCGCGACGTGGCGGATCCCGCTAGCGTGGCCCCCTCCTCGGCGTCGCCGTCCTGTCGCCGGGAAGCGGTGCGTCCACTTCCGCCCGCCGCCGGGTGTTGTCTCTGGTGGTAGTGGTGGCGATGATGGTGGTGCGGCCGCTGGCCCAGGCAGGTGAGCAGCAGGCGCCAGAAGCCGCTGCGGAACTTGGACGACATCAGGTTGTACAGGATGGGGTTCATGGCCGAGTTGAGGTAGAGCATAAAGCGCGAGAAGTACAACAGGTTGTAGTAGCCGGCGATGCCCAGGTGCTGCACATCCTCGGCGCTGGCCAGGATCACCCACAGGGTGAAGGCTCGGAAGGGCAGCAGGCAGACAAAGAAGCTGGACACGACGGCCACGAGCATGAAGATGACCTGCTTCCGGTGCTTCCTCATCCCGTTGCTCTGCTGGTGGCTGTTGCCCTTGGTGCTGGGCACCTGCGAGGAGGCAGTGCCTCCACCAGTCGCCTGCTGCTGGGGCTGCGGCGAGGTGGGCCGATGAAAGGCGTTGTTGGGACGCAGCAGCTTGTACGCGATGGCTGCGTACAGGAGCACCAGGATGCCGAAGGGCAGGAAGAAGAACACCGTGATGCTGCCCACGAAGTAGAGGATCGGCCAGAAGCCGTCGGCGGCGGTGGTGCAGACGGGGGCGTCGGTTCCGTCGCCATAGGGCTCTACGCTGTAGCTGGATATGGCGATGATGGGACTGCAAGAATCATATTTCTGGTATTATTTAGAGGCAAAGGGAATAGCGGTTGGCTGCGGGGTCTGCAAAGTTTTAACGCGCTGCGAGCAGGAAACaaactaatatttaaaagctACTCAATGGCTAACTACTGCAAAAGTTTCGGGGACGAAGCACTCAACTTAATCACacagcggaaacggaaacggcaAAGTCTGCTCATACTCATACTCGTACTCATCATACTCGCAGGGCGGTGGTGTGGATTCTAGCTACGTATTACTGTACAAAAACGAACGAAATCTACGTCAGGGGCTacgaaaacaaattataaagctATATTTACAGAGGTCGGGGGCGTTGGTCCGATTTCCTTACAACTATATAAATAACACTGCTGCCCGCATCAGGATAATGTGGAAAAAAGCCGATTCCTTTGACCCGTCATGAGAtgtcataaaaaatttatttacttacaaACTCTTTGCTCTTCccgagtgtgcgtgtgtgtgtgtgtgcgcggaCGTGTGTTTTCTTGTATTTATAAGCGAGTACGTATGTGTAGTATAAATAGgtttgtataaatatatatataaatattaatatatggctgtgtgtgtggtgtaTGTACAGCTTTGTTTACATGTGAGCGTTGTGTGCATGTGTTGAGCTAAGCTTTTTATTTGAGCCGCCGCCAAGTAGGCAACAGTTTTTTCGGACATCCGGTGTAATGGCGGCCATTTTGTCCGGTTTCCTTGGTCCGGCTTACGGAAACTATTCAATACACCTAAATCATGTTTATCCGCCGCCTTGATGGGTTACCCAAACGCATATTaagccatttccatttcccagtCCTCCTCGCACGCCCGCCGCCTAATGGCTCACCCAGTCCATGTCCACGTC is a window of Drosophila biarmipes strain raj3 chromosome 3R, RU_DBia_V1.1, whole genome shotgun sequence DNA encoding:
- the LOC127011497 gene encoding neuromedin-U receptor 1-like, whose translation is MNVPKINNSHGSQTPALQLPLLVRVWSRDVDEDEDVDMDWKYDSCSPIIAISSYSVEPYGDGTDAPVCTTAADGFWPILYFVGSITVFFFLPFGILVLLYAAIAYKLLRPNNAFHRPTSPQPQQQATGGGTASSQVPSTKGNSHQQSNGMRKHRKQVIFMLVAVVSSFFVCLLPFRAFTLWVILASAEDVQHLGIAGYYNLLYFSRFMLYLNSAMNPILYNLMSSKFRSGFWRLLLTCLGQRPHHHHRHHYHQRQHPAAGGSGRTASRRQDGDAEEGATLAGSATSRHPRRTLRREATFLINSISTSSGTERTTSSSAWRSNSLSISGLSERERGILGAAIIGTTAATVTTACLQERRASKI